Below is a genomic region from Persicimonas caeni.
GCAGCCATAGCGGCGCGCGGCGGGTGCGAACGCGGGTGCCGAGCCAGACGAGCAGCACGAAGAGCGGCCACACGAACATGTGGGTGCGCGCGGCGATGAGCTGGAAGGCGATGAGGAAGCCCACGAGCGTGAGCACCGCGCCGCGCATGGCCGAGCCGCTGCGTTTCATCGTCCACAGGCCGACCCAGCCGAAGACGACGGCGGCGAGCAGGTTGCGGGCGAGCAAGGCGAGCTGCAGGCCGCCTGTGTCGTGCAGCCAGAAGAGGGCCCACTGCGACAGCCAGGGCTGGACGAACGAGGGGGCGTCGGCCTCCATCGTGTACAGGAAATGGTTGGCCGCAGGCACTGCGCCCCAGTAGTGGATGAGCCGGCCCATGGTGATATGCCACCAATAGTCCCACGAGCGCAGCGGGAGCAGGCCGAAGCAGATCAGGGCGAGGGCGAAGGGGACGACCAGCCACACCAAGTCGAGGGTGAATGGGGGCTTGAGGGCGTTCCGGAGCTTCCAGGCCGTGGTGGGTTTTTGGGGATCTGCGGGCATTGGATTCTTGAGGGTTGGTTGGGGAGATGTCGCGTTGCAAGACGAAACGATCGCCTTGTGGGGTTGTGGCGCCAGCTACATAGGCAATTAAGGACATAGGGGTTGCGTATCGTCCAAAAGTGGCGGCTCGCAGTGCCTAAAAGGGGTTGCGTATCATCCGTGAGTGGCGGCGCGCAGCCCCTATGTCCTTAGATGCTTATGTAGCAGGCGTGACGCATCTGCAAGGCCAACACTCTTGCCAGCACACCCGCCAAGACGCCTACATCCGCCGGCGTAGCGACCCCGCGCCGAGTCGGATCGTGGCGGCCGCCACGGCGAACGGTAGCAATAGACCAATGACGGTCAACACGTAATGTATTCCACCGATGGGCCAGGCGTTCTTGCCGTCGATGACCGCGCCCCAATGCATCGTCACCCGGAAGGTGCAGGCGAGCACGATGAGGATGACGATCATGCCCGAGATCATGTAGATGACCGCGCCGAAGCTCGACGCGATCTTGGCGGCGTTGGGGTTGTGGAATTGCGGGTAGACTGCGCCCAGGCCCACGGCCATGGCGGCGACCGACATCGACAAGATGAAGATGAGCAGGCTGCCGGCGAGCATCAAGAACCAGTTCTGTACGACCAGCAGGTTCGACGCCCAGATGAGGAGCTGGCCGACGACGACCACCGGGAGCATCGCGCCGATCCACTTGCCGACGAGGAATTTCTCGAGCGAGATGGGCGCCTGCAAGATGAGCCAGAAGCTGCGGCCTTCGATGCTGACCGAGGGAAACAAAAAGCGCCCGGAGAGCGCGACGACGACGAAGCCGCAGGCGGCCAGGTTGAAGAAGAAGAGGCCCACGTCGCCGAACAGACGCTCGTCGGCGGCGACCTCGAAGTATTTGTAGTTGACCAGGTAGATGACGATGATGGCGACGACGACCAGCAGCTGGGACCACTGGCTGGCGTCGCGCAAAAAGATCTTCTGGTCCTTCTTCACCAGCATCTTGAAGGGCGACACGATCTTGGAGCCGGCCTTGTCGAGCTCGTCCAGGTTCTCGTCGAGGTCGCCGCGCATCTCGGCGGTGCGCTGCAGGAGCCAGTCGCGCACCACCTGCAAGAGGCTGGCGCCGTGGCGGCCTTCCTGGGCCTTCGAGTAGCCGCGCTCGTACCATTTGCGGTGACACCAGGCGGCCACGAAGAAGAGCGCGGCGGGCGTGCTGTAGAGCATGGCCACCGACCACCAGTCGGGGCTGCCCGAGTTGAAGAGCACGGGGATGACCGCGTTCATGCACCAGTCGCTGGGCAGATACGCGCTCGTCGGCGCGCTCAACAGGTTGAGCATCTCGCCGATGGATTCGAAGCTGTCGGGGTTGAGCAGGCGCTCGGGGCGAAGCGCGCGCACCATGATGAAGAGGATCGAAAACGCGACCAGCCCGAAGAAGAGCATCGCGTCGCGGGTGCGGTTCGCCTCCAGGATATTGGTCACGAGCAGCGCCACGAGGGTGGCAAAGGCCGTGGGCAGCGCCACGAAAGGTAGCAGCACCCCCGCGAGCATGGCGTAGTAGTGCCAGGGGGCGTTCGCGCCGACGCCGGCGGCGATGAAGACGGGCAGGCCGAAGAGCAAGACGATCCACGACGACTGGGTCAGCGACTCGATAAAGCGCGAGCTGAAGAGCGAGTCGCGTGGGATCGGCTTCGACATCAAGAACTGCAGGTCGTCGGCCAGATAAAAGGTCGTAAAGGCGGTGACGATATTCGAGAAGGCGAGCAGGCCGAAAAAGACCAGGAAGGCGATCGACAAGAGCTTCTGGATGAGAAGCTCGCCCACCGGCTCGATGGTGATGGCCTGCTCGACGAGCCAGAGGCTGCCGCGAAAGAGCATCACCCAGAAGAGAATGCTCAAGGCGAGGAAGACCGGGCCGCGAAAGCGGCCGTCCTGCTCGGAGCGCAGGCTGCCGCGGGCCATGCGAAGCTTTACGCCGATGAGGTTGCTGATCACGGCGTCCCCCGTCCGTCCTCCGAGGCGTCGTACTCGTGGCCGAAGCGCTCGGCCACGGCCTGGGCGCGCTCCTCTTTGCTCTCCTCGGTCAGCCGCAAGAAGACCTGCTCGAGGGAGCCGTCGTCCTCGCCGGACTCGGTTCTGAGCTCGTTGAGCGTGCCGCGGGCGATGATATTGCCGTGGTTGATGATGACGATGTTGTCGCAGACCTCCTCGGCGACCTCGAGGGTGTGCGTCGACAAGAGCACCGTCATGCCGATCTCGTGGGCGAGCTCTTTGAAGAGGTTCTTGATGAGCCGGTGGCCCTTGGGGTCGAGGCCGACCATCGGCTCGTCGACGACCAGGAGCCTGGGCTTGGGGAGCAGGGCGCCGGCGAAGACCAGGCGCTGCTTCATGCCGTGCGAGAAGCTCTCGATGAGGCTGTCGCCCCACTCGCGCAACTCGAAGAGCTCGAGCATCTCGCGCATGCGCTCGGCGATGCGCTTCGAGGGCATGTTGTAGAGCCCGCCGATGAACTTGAGGTACTCGAAGGCGGTGAGCTTGTCGTAGACGTAGGGGCGGTCGGGGATGAATCCGGTGACGCTCTTGGCGGCCACCGAGTCCTCGCCCATGTCGTGCCCGTCGATGGTGATGCTGCCCGAGGTGGGCTTGAGCAGCCCGGTGATCATGCGCAGCGTCGTCGTCTTGCCCGCCCCGTTGGGGCCGAGCACCCCGAAGACCTGCCCGTAGGGCACGTCGAGGTCGATATGGTCGACGGCGGTGAACTCGCCGTACTTTTTGTGGAGCTTTCGAAGCTGGACGATGTAGCCCTGCCGGTCGGATTGTTCGGCGGTCGCGGTTGCTGTCTCAGTCATACAGTCAGTCCGTCCCTGCGTTGTCTTCGTTACTGCCTGCGGCTTCGTCGGTGCCCGAATCGTCGGTCTTCTCGTCGGCTTTCTGGGCGTCGTCGGCGCCGTCGGCTTGTTGCGTGTCTTCGGCCTCGTCGGCTTTTTCGGCCTCATCAGGCGCGCCGATGCCGACCTTCTCCGGGGCGACCTGGCCGCCCAGAAGCTCCATGGCCGTGCCCAGGTTGAAGTCGAATTGGCCGGCGCCGGGCTTTGTCTTCTGCTGCTTTTTGCGCTCTTCGAGCTTGCGGCGGATCGACGAGGCTCGAGTGCGGCCGAGCTCGGCGGGCACGCGCGCGCCGACCATGCGCAGCGGGAACTCCTGGATGAGGATCTCGCCCTTGTCGTCGACGTAGACGTCGAGCTCGTTGCCGGCGACCTTCTGGAGGATGTGGTGGGCGGGCACCTTTTCTTCGTACACGTCGACGGTCTTCTTGCCCTTGTAGAGCATGACCATCTCGGTCATCTGCATGGTGGTGGGGTCGAAGAAGCGCTCGGAGAACTCGTCGCCGGCCTCGATATCGCCCGAGGCCAACAGTTGGTTGAACGCGCTGGTGGACAGGCGGGGCTTGTCCTGCAGCTCGATGGTCTGCGTCTTGGGCTCGCCGAGCAGGTTGAGGGTGGTGCTGATAGTCTTGCCGTCGACCTCGCCTTTGGCCTTGAAGGAGCGGCCCGAGGCTTTGACGTCGGCGGTGAACTCGGTCAGGTAGCCGTCCGTGTCGAGGCGAGATTTGACGGTGGTGTCGATCGCCCGCTCGGTGCCGAGCAGCTGGATGGTCATGAGCATGTCGTACTCGAGCAACCAGCCGTCGCCCAGGTTGGTGCGCGTCTGGTGGACGAAGCCGACCTCCTTGCCCTCACGGCGAAGCACCAGCCAAGTCTCGCCCTCGTGCATCGAAAACTCGCCGTCGATCCCCTGGGCCGCGGACGGCTCGGAGAACTCGGCGTCGTAGACGTACATGCCGGCGAGCACCACCCAGGCGGCTACGACCAGGGCGCCAACTACGTCGAACAGCTTCAACGGGATACTCTCACGGTGTGGGTTGGGTGAGTCGACGTGGGGATTGTAGATGACAAGGGTTCATCATTGAAGCTTCGATGCGACGGGAACCGTTCGAGGTGCGCCGTCGCATCGAAGCTTCGCATGGCTCAGCGAACGAAGACCTCGACCCAGACCACTTTGCAGCTGGCATCGTAGCACTGGGCGGACTGGGTTTGGCTCAGTCCATTGTCATTGCACGGCCACTGTCCGGTGGTGCACGCCTGCGGAACAATATTGCTCAGCTTGACCATGGAGTGGTCCTCGGTCTGCCAGGTGGCTTGGCCCGAGGGCGTGTTCGACAGGCCGTCGACCCAGCAGCAGTCGGCGGCGAGCACCGAGATGGCGGTGTTTTCGTTGCCGTTGGGGAAGCAATCGGCGTTGCTGTCGTGGCCGCGGTAGGTGTAGCCGAAGGTGTCGAGCTGGGTCTGGGTGAGGTTGCGACCGAAGTCGGCACCCGAGCGCATCCAGGTGGTGTTGCACGTCGACGGCCAGTTGGCGTTGATATGGGCGTCGTAGGTCATGTTGCCGAGGAGTCCGCGGTAGCCCAGGTTGTACTCGGCGTTGTTGAGCATCAGGTCGTCGCCGGCCACGGTGGTCCAGGCGGGAGACTTGAAGTCGGCGCTGTGCCGGTTGGCGATGCTTCCGAAGGTCGTCGCGTCGGTGATGACCGACTGCGAATCCCAGTTGCGCTGCCCGTCCTGGTTGACCTGGGTGCCCAGGAGGGTCCATCCGCCGCCGTCGGTGGTCATGTCGCAGTAGACGTCGAAGGGGGCGTTCGCGCCGGTGCCGTCGGCGTCGATGGTGTAGGTGCCGTCGCCGGTGTTGATGCTGTTGTTGAGCGCGTCCATGCACGAGGTCGGGTAGCGGCAGGTGATGCCGTCGCCGATCATCGTCGACGGGCACTCACACGTGAACGAGCCGTCGGTGTTGGTGCAGGTGGCGTTGGCGTCGCAGTTGTCGGTGTCGGTAGCGCACTCGTCGACGTCGGTGCAGGTGACGCCGTCGCCGGTGAAGCCGGAGTCGCAGGCGCAGGTGAAGGTGCCCGGCTCGTTGGTGCAGGTGGCGTTGGCGTCGCAGTTGTCGGTGTCGGTAGCGCACTCGTCGACGTCGGTGCAGGTGGTGCCGTCGCCGGTGAAGCCGGAGTCGCAGGCACAGCTGAACGAGCCCGGCTCGTTGGTGCAGGTAGCGTTGGCGTCGCAGTTGTCGATTTGGTTGGCGCACTCGTCGACATCCGTGCAGGTGGTGCCGTCGCCGGTGTATCCGGAGTCGCACTCGCAGGTGAAGGAGCCGTCGGTGTTGGTGCAGGTGGCGTTGTCAGCGCAGTCGTCGGTGCCGTCCGAGCACTCGTCGACATCCGTGCAGGTGGTGCCGTCGCCGGTGTAGCCCTCATCGCACGCACAGAACCACTGGCCCTGGTCGTCCTCGCTGCACGAGGCGTGCGTGTCGCACAGGTCGCACTCGGTGCCCTCACAGCCGGGGCCTTGACCGTAGCCGTCACCATCGGGGTCTTCGCAGTATTCGGTCGGCACGCAGGTGCCCTCGAAGCAAGAGACGGCCTCTCCCTCGCAGGTCTCGTCACAGTCGGTCGTGCAGATCTGGGTGTCGCCGAACGTCTCGCAGCGGCCCGACTCGCACTCGTCGTCGGTCGAGCACACCTCGCCGATCTCACTCAGCGCGGGAGCGTCAACCGCGTCGATGTCCGCGTCCTCCGAGGAGGTGTCCTCGGAGACGTCTAGGGCGGCGTCAGCCACGCCTGTGTCGGCTTCGTTAACTGGACCGCCCCCGGCGGTTTCGTCTCCACAGCCAGCGGCCATAAGTACACTAAAGCAAAGCACCGCGAAGAGCTTCGATGCTGCGAATGTTCTCGACCTTGTACAATTCATGATACGTTCACTTTTAAGCGAGTGTGGGTTGAGCGCGCACTTGTGCACCCGTACATTCAGTCTGTTTAAGTCGAGGATGCCACACCTAGAAGGCATGAGAAAGGACGAATGGGCATCTTGCACCACTGGCCGACGCATTGCATCATGAACGTCGCAACCCCACCCCCGTCAGCCTCACCGAGGGAGTAGCAGATGTCGTCCGAGGAGACAGTCCGGTTCCAGTTCAACTTTCGCGGCGTGCAGGTCGAGATTTCCGGCGAGCGCCGGTTCGTCGACGAGATGTATCAGGAGTTGATGCGCGATATCGAGGCGGCGCGCCTCGGGGCGTCGGAGCGCAAGGATGAGCTGAAGTTGCCCGATGACGAGGGGCTGGTGTGGGTGCACCGCTGCAGCAGCATGATGCGTAAGATCTACATGGCCACGACCGACGATATCGGCTTTACGCTGTTGTCGAACGCGCTCGATGCGCGCCAGTTGAGCAGCATCTATGTGGACAAGCAGGTCTTCGACCGGTTCATGCCGAATATTGCGAAAGATCGCACGTTGTGGGCGGAGCTGACCGAAGAGGGGCGTCGGACGATCAACAGTGCGTCGGAGTGAGGGAGCGATTGTCTACGAGGGCAAGATGCCCCCGCACGTGCGCTGGAGAGTTTAGACAGCGCGATGGTGAGAGTCCATCCGGGGCAAGTTCCGCCCCGAAGTTGAAGGTAACTGCGTCGCCGCGAGGCGGGGTGGGAAGCAACCGAGGTAACGAAGAACCAGTCCGTAGCGAAAGCGAACTCGATTCAGCCAAAGGCACTCGGCGAGCCTATGTGCGGTCGGCGAAGCCCGGATGCCGACGAGCGGTAAAACAGATACGGGAGAAGGGCAAAACCCGTACCCCAAAGCCCACGGCCCCGAACAGACACGGCTCGGTTCGAGGGAACGAAACAGGAGCGTACGCTCGAAGGAAGCCACGCGCACCAAGGAACACACGGTGACGCGATGGGAGTGCATGGTGGTTGGAGACAGAATGGTTCTTAGTGGCTGTCTAGATGAATCCAGGAGATCTGCCGACGGGTCAAAAGACGCCGGCAGAAGTCAGAGCATTCGTAGTAGCGAGGAAACCTGGGAAAGCAGGTGGAGCGAAGGGATGCAGGAAAGTGGAATCAGGAAGGAAAAGAGCGATGGAAGACCAATCGACGTCAGTGTCCTGCGGGACTAAACAAGTCGAAGACACCCCGACCCAATGGACGTGGGTGGAACCAGCGATCTGGACCGACCGGATGCTCGAGGCGCTCGAAAGGGGCGTCAAAGGAGGCAACAGCGCCTATTTTGCCAACGACGGGCTTTTCTTTATGGCCGAAGCCCGACGGCTGGAACTCGAGTCCTTACGAAAAGGAACCCGCTGACTGGAAAGCCGTATGCGGGAAATCCGCACGTACGGTTTGGAGGGAGGGGCGCCCGGTGAACCGGGGGTCCCTACCCCTATCGAGTTTACGAGGGCAAGATGCCCCCGCACCGAGTTTACGAGGGCAAGATGCCCTTGCTCCGAGGGTTTGCTCAGAAAATCTTGTCTAGCAGCCCGCCCACGGGGCCGAAGAGGCCCTTGAGCTGCTGGGTCTTGAGACGGTCGCAGATCTCCGAGATCGATCCCTTCTTGCCGCGACCGTAGGCGCCGTCCAGGCGCACTTTGCGGCCTCCACGCTTCAACGTGAGTGATTTCAAGACGACGGCGTCGTCTTTGAAGAGGACCAGGCCGGGCTTGCGTGTCTTCCAGCGCATGCCGGGGCGGCCGAGCGACATCTTGTCGACGGCGAGCGCCTTCAGGTCGCGGGCGTGGCGGCCTTTGATGTCGAGGTAGATGGGGAGGCGCAGCTTGGCGACCGAGATCTTGGTCTTCGAGCGGAAGCGAAACTTCTGCTCGTCGAGCAGGCTCAGCTTCATCTGTACGGAGTTGAACTTCTCACCTTTGATTCGCACGCCGGTCATCAGCGCCGACACGGCGCCTTTGCCCAGCGGGAACGCGCCGCGCACGTTCAGGTTCACGGCGACGCGACGGGCGCGGAGCTTCTCGTGGCGGTAGCCGTCCAGATCGATGCCGCCGCGGGCTTTCAGGGTGTCGAGGGGCCATTGGGCGCCGTCTTTGGCGGGGCGGAATGCGCCGCTGACCAACATGCGCGCCTTCTCGGCGCGGTGGTCGCCCACGCGTATGTCGGTGAGGATCCCGCGTGTCTTGAAGGCGAGCATGCGCTCGTCGCGGTCCTTTCGTTGCACGGACGGGACGAGGAGTTCGAGCGAGCCGCTCGAGGCGCCGTAGCGGTTGCCGTCGAGCACGAGGTCACGCGCGGTCCACTTGGACTCGGTGTCGGCGTGGGCGAGCATTTGCAGCGGGTCGCGCGCGGAGTCGGCGAGCGCCGACAGGTCGAGCTTTCCGTTCGCCTTCGTCCAAACGCGCACCCGCGTGGCGTCGTCCAGCGGGATGGCGAGGCGTTTGGCGAGCCGGCGGGCGTGCTTGTTGCCGGTGGTGTTCAGGGCCATCGACAGCGCGAATTTGCCGGCCTCGGTGACGTGGCCGCTGGTGTTCAGTGAGGTCTTCGAGGCTTTGAGGTCGAGCTTGTCGACCTGCAGGCGACCCTTCACCGCACGCGCGATGAGTCGAAGGGTGTCGACGCGCTCGCCGGCGAGGGCGATGTCGTTCGCGCTCCAGCGCAGGGTGGTGTCCATCTCGTCGCGCGACCAGCCGCGCCCGGCGATGCTTCCCTTGCCGTCGAGGACGAGCCACGACCAGTCGGGCGCGCCTGGCCAGGTGCGAGGCTCGAAGTCGCGGGCTTCGAGGTCGAAGTCGTAGGCGTCGTCGTCGCTCATCTGGCCTTCGACGTCTAGCCAGCCGCCGTCGGGCGTCGAGGCTCGACCGGAGACGGCAATCGGGGTTTCGGGCGGAGCTTCGCTGCGTGGAATCGACACGTCGAGCTTGTCGAGGCGCCAGTGCTCGTCGACCTCGAGTGTGTCGGCGGTGATATCGCAGGTGATCTCGTTCTTCTCGACGCGTGTGCCCGTCGCGCGAACCTTGCGAAGGGTGGGGGAGAAGGTGGAGACGACGTCGGCTTCGAAGCGGTCGAGACGCTTGACGACAGTTTTGTGTGAGAGCACGCGAAGCTGTCCCTTGGCCTGAACCTCTTGTGCGGTGACGACTCTCGAAGGCTTATCGGGTTCGATGGAGTTAACGTAATATATCTTACCGTCGATGACCTCCGCCTCGGTCATCTCGAAGAGCACCTGGCCCGCCGGGCGAGGGGGGCGCGATTCGGCGCCCGACCTTCGTGAGCGGAAGACGTGCTCGACGTTGCGGTTGCCGTCGGGCAACTCCTCGACGAAG
It encodes:
- a CDS encoding putative ABC transporter permease subunit — encoded protein: MISNLIGVKLRMARGSLRSEQDGRFRGPVFLALSILFWVMLFRGSLWLVEQAITIEPVGELLIQKLLSIAFLVFFGLLAFSNIVTAFTTFYLADDLQFLMSKPIPRDSLFSSRFIESLTQSSWIVLLFGLPVFIAAGVGANAPWHYYAMLAGVLLPFVALPTAFATLVALLVTNILEANRTRDAMLFFGLVAFSILFIMVRALRPERLLNPDSFESIGEMLNLLSAPTSAYLPSDWCMNAVIPVLFNSGSPDWWSVAMLYSTPAALFFVAAWCHRKWYERGYSKAQEGRHGASLLQVVRDWLLQRTAEMRGDLDENLDELDKAGSKIVSPFKMLVKKDQKIFLRDASQWSQLLVVVAIIVIYLVNYKYFEVAADERLFGDVGLFFFNLAACGFVVVALSGRFLFPSVSIEGRSFWLILQAPISLEKFLVGKWIGAMLPVVVVGQLLIWASNLLVVQNWFLMLAGSLLIFILSMSVAAMAVGLGAVYPQFHNPNAAKIASSFGAVIYMISGMIVILIVLACTFRVTMHWGAVIDGKNAWPIGGIHYVLTVIGLLLPFAVAAATIRLGAGSLRRRM
- a CDS encoding ABC transporter ATP-binding protein, with the translated sequence MTETATATAEQSDRQGYIVQLRKLHKKYGEFTAVDHIDLDVPYGQVFGVLGPNGAGKTTTLRMITGLLKPTSGSITIDGHDMGEDSVAAKSVTGFIPDRPYVYDKLTAFEYLKFIGGLYNMPSKRIAERMREMLELFELREWGDSLIESFSHGMKQRLVFAGALLPKPRLLVVDEPMVGLDPKGHRLIKNLFKELAHEIGMTVLLSTHTLEVAEEVCDNIVIINHGNIIARGTLNELRTESGEDDGSLEQVFLRLTEESKEERAQAVAERFGHEYDASEDGRGTP
- a CDS encoding EGF domain-containing protein; this encodes MADAALDVSEDTSSEDADIDAVDAPALSEIGEVCSTDDECESGRCETFGDTQICTTDCDETCEGEAVSCFEGTCVPTEYCEDPDGDGYGQGPGCEGTECDLCDTHASCSEDDQGQWFCACDEGYTGDGTTCTDVDECSDGTDDCADNATCTNTDGSFTCECDSGYTGDGTTCTDVDECANQIDNCDANATCTNEPGSFSCACDSGFTGDGTTCTDVDECATDTDNCDANATCTNEPGTFTCACDSGFTGDGVTCTDVDECATDTDNCDANATCTNTDGSFTCECPSTMIGDGITCRYPTSCMDALNNSINTGDGTYTIDADGTGANAPFDVYCDMTTDGGGWTLLGTQVNQDGQRNWDSQSVITDATTFGSIANRHSADFKSPAWTTVAGDDLMLNNAEYNLGYRGLLGNMTYDAHINANWPSTCNTTWMRSGADFGRNLTQTQLDTFGYTYRGHDSNADCFPNGNENTAISVLAADCCWVDGLSNTPSGQATWQTEDHSMVKLSNIVPQACTTGQWPCNDNGLSQTQSAQCYDASCKVVWVEVFVR
- a CDS encoding AsmA family protein is translated as MRLLSFSLVPIALGAVAFAAYDAGKVHEHVLDELERKLDEKFEGDFEARRLTGSLVHGFTAHDVEIRDVYGGPVAHIDELQVEVSAFALLNGDFRFDKARLVRPVVFVEELPDGNRNVEHVFRSRRSGAESRPPRPAGQVLFEMTEAEVIDGKIYYVNSIEPDKPSRVVTAQEVQAKGQLRVLSHKTVVKRLDRFEADVVSTFSPTLRKVRATGTRVEKNEITCDITADTLEVDEHWRLDKLDVSIPRSEAPPETPIAVSGRASTPDGGWLDVEGQMSDDDAYDFDLEARDFEPRTWPGAPDWSWLVLDGKGSIAGRGWSRDEMDTTLRWSANDIALAGERVDTLRLIARAVKGRLQVDKLDLKASKTSLNTSGHVTEAGKFALSMALNTTGNKHARRLAKRLAIPLDDATRVRVWTKANGKLDLSALADSARDPLQMLAHADTESKWTARDLVLDGNRYGASSGSLELLVPSVQRKDRDERMLAFKTRGILTDIRVGDHRAEKARMLVSGAFRPAKDGAQWPLDTLKARGGIDLDGYRHEKLRARRVAVNLNVRGAFPLGKGAVSALMTGVRIKGEKFNSVQMKLSLLDEQKFRFRSKTKISVAKLRLPIYLDIKGRHARDLKALAVDKMSLGRPGMRWKTRKPGLVLFKDDAVVLKSLTLKRGGRKVRLDGAYGRGKKGSISEICDRLKTQQLKGLFGPVGGLLDKIF